From the Micromonospora echinofusca genome, the window GTTGAGCGCCACGGAGAGGATCCGGGCGTCGTTGGAGTCGGTGCGGAACCCCGGCGGGAGGACCCCGCCGTCGGAGTGGTTGAGCTCCACCCGCAGGGTGCCGCCGGAGTCGTTCGCGGGCACCGGGCGGTCCAGCCGCCCGTGCCGGACCCGCAGCTCGTCCAGCATGCGCAGGGACTGCCGGGCGAACCAGCCCAGCTCCGGGTGGTGTCGCTTGCCCTCCAGCTCGGAGATGACCACGAGGGGCAGGACCACCTCGTGCTCGGCGAAGCGGTGGAAGGCCGCCGGGTCGGACAGGAGCACCGAGGTGTCCAGGACGAACGCCTGGCCTGCTGGTCGGGGCTCCTCGTTGCCGACCGGAGCGGCGGACGCGCTGCGGCGGCTCCGGGTGGCGCGGCGGGTCGTGGCAGTCGCGGCCGGGGTCTGGTCGGTCCCGGCGGGCGTACGGCGAGTCGTCACAGGCCTGCTCCGACGGATGGGCATCCGCCACCCGCGTTCCGCCTCCTCCGGTGCCCGGGGACACGGGGTCGGATGCGGAACCCCGTGCGCGAGGTCGCAGATCCGGGCGGACCGGCTGGCCCGGGAGAACCCCGTGCCATGCCTAGACGCTAGCGGCGTCGGACCCTGTGGGCTAGAGGGCGACGGTGGATCTGCGGGGACCGGCGGGTGAACTCGGCCGGCGGCGGAACCGGCCGGGATGCATGCCCCCTGCGCGCATCCCGGCCGGTGGGACCACCGTCACCGGTCTGACGTGGCCCCGACGGTGCGTGTCCGCCGCGGACGACGCACCGCGCCGTTCCGGCCGACGGGGCCTCGGGCTCCCCGTCGACCGGGCTCAACCGGTCCGCCGGACCAGGGTGCCGGTCGGGTGCCGCCCGGTGACCGGGGCGACCGGCGCCGAGAACGACGAGCCGGTGTACGTGGTGCCGGGCCGGACCACCGTGCCGGTGACCCGGGCGGCGGTGACGGGCGACGGGCCGGCCAGGGCCGACGCGATGGCGGCCTGGGCGTCGCGGCGACGCCGGTTCCACGCCCCCCGGTCGCCGTCGAAGTAGCCCTGCCGGTAGCCGAACCGGTAGCCGATCCGGTAGCTGAGCTGACCGTGCAGCCGCCCGGCGGCGTAGCTCGTGGCACCGAGCACGAGCACGAGGAAGACGGCGAGGAAGGGGCTCATCCGGCGGCTCCGGTGCGCTGCGGGTCCCGGGTCATCGCTCCTCCGGCTCGGTCGGCGTCGGCTCGGCGACGAGGAGGCGGTCCAGGTCGTCGGTGCTGACCTCCTCGACCAGCTCGACGCTGATCCGGCAGCCGTCCAGGACGACCTCGGCCACGGAGGAGCGACGGATCTCCCCGCCGGCGTCGTACACCCGGACGCTGACCTCGGGGCAGCCGAGGTGGGTACGCCAGGCGTCCCACTCGGTGCGGTCGCCGACGCTGAGCGACAGGTAACGGCAGCCTCTGGCGAGGTAGAGCCGCCATGGCGCGCTCAGGCCCGTGGCCACCCCCTCCGCGATCAGGCCGAAGGCCTGGGCCCGGGTGGCTAGCTCGGTCACCACGCCCCCCTCGCGCCGGGGGCGTGACACATGTGAGCACCGATCGTCTCATGCACGTGACACACCGTAGATTGTCCCATGGACGTGACAGTATCAGCTTTTCGTCCGTTTACGACGGCCTCTACGGGCATCTATTCTGCCCAGGTGACACCCCTCAGGAGCGGTGCCGGATCGTTTACCGGCACGTCGACGACCACGTCACGTCCGCGTGACAACAGCGTGCCAGGACACGCACCGGTGGCCAGATGGTCGTACCGTCACCAGGTGACCGAGACGGCCAACGCACGGAAGATCGCCTTCGCCACCTTCGTCCGGCGGGCGCTCGACGAGGCCCGAGCCACCCGGGCGTGGAGCGGCACCGAGGTGTCCCGTCGCACCGGCGTCTCCCGGCAGACGATCAACCGCTGGGTCCGGGGCGACTGGGCGAGCGACCCGGAGGCGGAGCGCGTGGTCGCGTTCTGCGAGGGCCTCGGGCTCAGCCCCGCGACCGCCTTCGCGGCGCTGGGCTGGGAACGGACGTCCGCCCCCCGCAGCACACCGACTCCGCCGCCGATGGACCCGGACGTGGAGGCGCTGCTGCGGCGGCTCGTGGACCCCGACGTCTCCGACGCGGAGAAGTTCCACATCCGGGAAACCATCAGATACCTCGCGTACCGGCCCACCCTCCCGGTCGATGTCCGAAAACGAGGGAAACAGGCCGGCTAGTTCCTCAGATGGCGAAAGAACGGCAGGTCAGACTCATTC encodes:
- a CDS encoding helix-turn-helix domain-containing protein; the encoded protein is MTETANARKIAFATFVRRALDEARATRAWSGTEVSRRTGVSRQTINRWVRGDWASDPEAERVVAFCEGLGLSPATAFAALGWERTSAPRSTPTPPPMDPDVEALLRRLVDPDVSDAEKFHIRETIRYLAYRPTLPVDVRKRGKQAG